The following are from one region of the Haloactinomyces albus genome:
- a CDS encoding putative glycoside hydrolase gives MVDSTPDTSEHEADATRRTPLSRIRIALVTAALVLVVAGIWLLHLSSSWDVRITGLPDHPVTPSAVADGAIQVHGDSAAHIQARVDGKSVPSRAGRGHVEIRPEGLADGKHELQLSVPSVIPVLGDRSVTRQFTVDGKAPQLKTKKSLSSEAFGDPVTVSGKAGGAARVTVAGEAVPLDEAGRFSTEVKQPPATIPVVASDRAGNRTAAEVTVEVTHPGMRAVHMTGHAWTSAQLREPVLRMARQGKIDTIELDIKDESGEIAYDSQVPLANKIGADKGYYDARKVIDRLHDMGVRVVGRLVAFKDPILAEASWKSGHRERVVQTPGGGAYNGGYGQYSFTNFANPVVRQYNIDIAAEAAALGFDDILYDYVRRPDGNIESMRFADLETTPSKSIANFLKQTREQVRGHGAYLGACVFGITVTRPESVGQNIPMMSEHLDYVAPMIYPSHWGPGEYGVANPNQEPYKIVNRSLQDWQKVVQGTGAQVIPWLQDFSLGVAYGPEEVTAQITATRDAGIDSFLLWSAACEYTAEALKPQP, from the coding sequence ATGGTTGATTCGACGCCGGACACGAGCGAGCACGAGGCCGACGCAACACGTCGAACGCCGCTGTCACGGATCAGGATCGCGCTGGTCACCGCTGCTCTCGTGCTTGTGGTGGCAGGCATTTGGCTGCTGCACCTGTCGTCCAGTTGGGACGTCAGGATCACGGGGCTGCCTGATCATCCTGTCACTCCATCGGCGGTAGCCGACGGTGCCATCCAAGTACACGGGGACTCGGCCGCGCATATTCAGGCGCGTGTGGATGGCAAGTCGGTCCCCTCCCGAGCCGGTCGGGGTCACGTCGAAATCCGGCCGGAGGGTCTTGCCGATGGGAAGCACGAACTGCAGCTTTCGGTGCCCTCGGTGATCCCCGTGCTCGGTGACCGCAGTGTCACCAGACAGTTCACCGTGGATGGAAAAGCGCCGCAGCTGAAAACCAAGAAATCCCTGAGCAGCGAGGCGTTCGGGGATCCCGTGACGGTCTCCGGCAAAGCCGGGGGAGCTGCGCGAGTCACCGTTGCGGGTGAAGCCGTGCCGCTGGACGAAGCGGGCAGGTTCAGCACCGAGGTAAAGCAGCCACCTGCCACGATCCCGGTCGTGGCCAGTGACCGCGCGGGCAACCGGACCGCTGCCGAGGTCACCGTCGAGGTCACTCACCCCGGTATGCGCGCGGTCCACATGACCGGACACGCGTGGACGAGTGCTCAGTTGCGCGAGCCGGTTCTGCGGATGGCCAGGCAGGGCAAGATCGACACGATCGAACTGGACATCAAGGACGAAAGCGGCGAGATCGCGTACGACTCGCAGGTTCCGCTGGCGAACAAGATCGGCGCGGACAAGGGCTACTACGACGCCCGCAAGGTCATCGACCGGCTGCACGACATGGGCGTGCGCGTGGTGGGCCGGTTGGTCGCCTTCAAGGACCCGATCCTCGCCGAGGCCTCCTGGAAGTCCGGACATCGTGAGCGGGTCGTGCAGACCCCCGGCGGCGGTGCCTACAACGGCGGCTACGGGCAGTACTCCTTCACCAACTTCGCCAATCCCGTGGTCCGCCAGTACAACATCGACATCGCCGCCGAAGCAGCGGCACTGGGCTTCGACGACATTCTGTACGACTACGTGCGGCGGCCGGACGGCAACATCGAGAGCATGCGGTTCGCCGACCTGGAGACAACCCCCTCGAAGAGCATCGCGAACTTTCTCAAGCAGACCCGCGAGCAGGTGCGCGGGCACGGTGCCTACCTCGGCGCCTGTGTCTTCGGCATCACGGTGACCCGCCCGGAATCGGTCGGGCAGAACATTCCCATGATGTCCGAGCACCTCGACTACGTCGCGCCGATGATCTACCCCTCGCACTGGGGCCCCGGGGAGTACGGGGTCGCCAATCCGAACCAGGAGCCGTACAAGATCGTGAATCGGTCCCTGCAGGATTGGCAGAAGGTCGTGCAGGGAACGGGAGCGCAGGTCATCCCGTGGTTGCAGGACTTCAGCCTCGGTGTCGCCTACGGGCCGGAGGAGGTCACCGCCCAGATCACCGCCACCAGGGATGCCGGGATCGACTCGTTCCTGCTCTGGTCGGCGGCTTGCGAGTACACCGCAGAGGCGCTGAAGCCCCAACCCTGA
- the fmt gene encoding methionyl-tRNA formyltransferase — translation MRVVFAGTPAPAVPALRALLDSPRHDVAAVVTRPDAPAGRGRKLVRSPVGALADEQGIEVLTPARASDPDFLARLAELEPDCCPVVAYGALLRENALAVPRHGWINLHFSLLPAWRGAAPVQAAIRHGDEITGATTFRIVPELDAGPVFGVVTEEIGGADTAGTLLERLSVSGSALLVATLDGIEDGTLHAEEQSSEHVSYAPKVTVEDAKVDFTAPAQAVDRMIRSVSPDPGAWAWLGQDRLKIGPVTVSDDTGLSPGELAVQRRRVLVGTATTAVQLGEVQARGKKLMAATDWARGAHIEQGTRLQ, via the coding sequence ATGCGCGTGGTTTTCGCCGGGACTCCAGCGCCGGCAGTGCCCGCGCTGCGGGCACTGCTCGACTCGCCGCGACACGACGTCGCCGCCGTGGTGACGCGGCCGGACGCACCGGCCGGGCGTGGCCGCAAACTGGTGCGCTCCCCGGTCGGTGCGCTCGCCGATGAGCAGGGCATCGAGGTACTGACTCCCGCGCGTGCCTCGGATCCGGACTTCCTGGCGAGGTTGGCCGAGCTCGAACCGGACTGCTGTCCCGTCGTGGCCTACGGCGCGCTCCTGCGGGAAAACGCTCTCGCTGTCCCGCGGCACGGGTGGATCAACCTGCATTTCTCGCTGCTGCCCGCATGGCGGGGTGCCGCTCCTGTCCAGGCTGCGATTCGCCACGGTGACGAAATCACCGGTGCGACGACGTTTCGGATCGTTCCCGAACTCGATGCCGGGCCGGTGTTCGGCGTGGTCACCGAGGAGATCGGCGGTGCCGACACCGCGGGCACACTGCTCGAACGGTTGTCGGTGTCCGGATCGGCCCTGCTGGTGGCGACGTTGGACGGGATCGAGGACGGCACCCTGCATGCCGAGGAGCAGTCGTCCGAGCACGTCAGTTACGCGCCCAAGGTCACCGTCGAGGACGCGAAGGTGGACTTCACGGCGCCCGCGCAGGCAGTGGACCGCATGATCCGATCGGTGAGCCCGGACCCCGGTGCCTGGGCGTGGCTCGGACAGGATCGCCTCAAGATCGGCCCCGTCACCGTTTCCGACGACACCGGCTTGTCGCCCGGCGAACTCGCCGTGCAGCGCAGGCGCGTACTCGTGGGAACCGCGACCACAGCGGTCCAACTGGGCGAGGTGCAGGCGCGGGGCAAGAAGTTGATGGCCGCTACCGACTGGGCGCGCGGGGCGCACATCGAGCAAGGAACGAGGCTGCAGTGA
- a CDS encoding RsmB/NOP family class I SAM-dependent RNA methyltransferase has translation MNQNRPRRSSRPKQSRPPRRREGPSRPPADDPARLAALDTLRAVRERDAYANLALPALLNQRRISGRDAALATELTYGACRAQGLLDAIIAECSARSLTDVDPVLLDALRLGTYQLLRTRIPAHAAVAATVDLVRGQVGSKLAGFANAVLRRVGELDEQQWIERLAPDRATDPVGHLALRYAHPRWVARAFSDALGTTGEELEAVLAADDARPAVHLVARPGEISADELAAITGGDPAPYSPYGVHLDPGSGDPGELEPVREGFASVQDEGSQLTALALTKVELDGDDARWLDLCAGPGGKAKLLGSLATLDGGTLDAVEQAEHRAALVRNSTEGLSVNVHITDGRSPDLTPGFDRVLVDAPCTGLGALRRRPEARWRRGPEDVAELTRLQRELLLSAIGLTRSGGVVAYVVCSPHLSETEGVVADVVRRTGAQPLDARQYFPDVPDLGQGPHVQLWPHRHGTDAMFCALLRV, from the coding sequence GTGAACCAGAATCGCCCCCGGCGGTCCTCCCGGCCGAAGCAATCCCGCCCGCCACGACGGCGGGAGGGGCCGAGTAGGCCACCGGCCGACGATCCCGCCCGCCTCGCGGCGTTGGACACCCTCCGGGCTGTTCGTGAGCGCGACGCCTACGCGAATCTCGCGCTGCCCGCGCTGCTGAACCAGCGGCGGATCAGCGGCCGGGATGCGGCGCTGGCCACGGAACTCACCTACGGTGCCTGCCGTGCGCAGGGCCTGCTCGATGCGATCATCGCGGAGTGCAGCGCGCGGTCACTGACCGATGTGGACCCGGTGCTGCTCGATGCGTTGCGTCTGGGGACGTATCAGCTTCTTCGGACGCGGATCCCCGCGCACGCCGCCGTCGCGGCCACCGTGGATCTCGTCCGTGGTCAGGTCGGCTCCAAGCTGGCCGGATTCGCCAATGCCGTGCTCCGACGGGTCGGCGAGCTCGACGAGCAGCAGTGGATCGAGCGGCTCGCGCCGGACCGCGCCACCGATCCGGTCGGGCACCTGGCGCTGCGCTACGCACATCCGCGCTGGGTCGCGCGGGCCTTCTCCGATGCCCTGGGCACGACAGGTGAGGAGCTCGAAGCGGTGCTGGCCGCCGACGATGCGCGCCCGGCCGTGCACCTGGTCGCGCGTCCCGGCGAGATCAGCGCCGACGAACTCGCCGCGATCACCGGCGGGGACCCGGCACCGTACTCGCCCTACGGGGTGCACCTGGACCCGGGCTCGGGCGATCCCGGAGAGCTGGAGCCGGTGCGGGAGGGCTTTGCCTCCGTCCAGGACGAGGGCAGCCAGCTCACCGCGCTGGCACTGACCAAAGTGGAGCTCGATGGTGACGATGCTCGCTGGCTCGACCTGTGTGCGGGCCCCGGCGGCAAGGCCAAGCTCCTGGGTTCCCTGGCCACCCTCGACGGTGGAACGCTCGATGCCGTCGAACAGGCCGAGCATCGTGCCGCCCTCGTCCGTAACAGCACCGAGGGACTCTCGGTGAACGTACACATCACCGACGGCCGCTCTCCCGACCTGACTCCCGGCTTCGACCGGGTACTGGTGGACGCGCCCTGCACGGGTCTCGGTGCGTTGCGCAGGCGGCCGGAGGCACGCTGGCGGCGCGGCCCGGAGGACGTGGCCGAGCTGACCCGATTGCAGCGGGAACTCCTGCTGTCGGCGATCGGACTGACTCGCTCCGGCGGGGTCGTGGCCTACGTGGTGTGCTCGCCACACCTGTCCGAGACCGAGGGAGTGGTGGCGGACGTGGTGCGACGCACCGGCGCACAGCCGCTCGACGCACGGCAGTACTTTCCCGATGTGCCCGATCTCGGCCAGGGGCCGCACGTGCAGTTGTGGCCGCACCGCCACGGCACCGATGCCATGTTCTGCGCGCTCCTGCGGGTGTGA
- a CDS encoding nucleoside deaminase has protein sequence MTTHADAQSYQRWLAVAIAEAQAGAAEGGIPIGAALVGGDGEILGSGRNRRVQDDDPSAHGETCAFRSAGRQPSYAATTMVTTLSPCWFCSGLVRQFGIGRLVVGEARNFHGAHDWLAEHGVEVIVLDDADCVRMMADFIAAKPRLWHEDIGDDEAGKG, from the coding sequence ATGACCACACACGCGGACGCGCAGAGTTACCAACGATGGCTGGCGGTGGCGATCGCCGAGGCACAGGCCGGGGCTGCCGAGGGCGGGATACCGATCGGGGCGGCGCTGGTGGGCGGCGACGGCGAGATCCTCGGGAGCGGACGCAACCGCCGGGTACAGGACGACGATCCCTCGGCACACGGTGAGACCTGTGCTTTCCGCAGTGCCGGGCGGCAGCCTTCCTACGCGGCGACGACGATGGTGACCACGTTGTCACCGTGCTGGTTCTGCAGTGGTCTGGTACGTCAGTTCGGTATCGGTCGGTTGGTCGTCGGTGAAGCACGGAACTTCCACGGTGCCCACGATTGGCTGGCCGAACACGGTGTCGAGGTGATCGTGCTCGACGACGCGGACTGCGTGCGCATGATGGCCGATTTCATCGCCGCCAAGCCGCGACTGTGGCATGAGGACATCGGCGACGACGAGGCCGGGAAGGGCTGA
- a CDS encoding OsmC family protein, with product MSSTPVEVRRSSQQRFVASNERGGEVAIGPDGAPDAFTPGELLLAAIAGCSGLTGEQLLIRRVGETAPLAVHADRDKDPQDPHKFSSVQVSFDVDLSGVDSAEREKLVTAVNSAIARLCTVSRSVEEGTPISVSLPH from the coding sequence ATGTCTTCCACACCTGTCGAGGTGCGACGCAGTTCGCAGCAGCGGTTCGTCGCGAGCAACGAGCGTGGCGGTGAGGTCGCCATCGGGCCGGACGGCGCTCCCGATGCGTTCACGCCGGGTGAGCTGCTGCTGGCGGCCATCGCAGGCTGCTCCGGACTGACCGGTGAACAACTCCTGATCCGACGGGTCGGGGAGACGGCCCCGCTGGCCGTGCACGCCGACCGCGATAAGGATCCGCAGGACCCGCACAAGTTCTCCTCGGTGCAGGTGTCCTTCGACGTCGATCTCTCCGGTGTCGACAGCGCCGAACGCGAGAAGCTGGTCACTGCCGTCAACAGCGCCATCGCGCGCCTGTGCACGGTGAGTCGCAGCGTCGAGGAGGGCACACCGATCAGCGTGTCGCTTCCGCACTGA
- a CDS encoding amino acid permease: MQQEEQTETGLRRDLSSRQVGMIAIGGAIGTGLFLGSGLAISIAGPAVILAYVIAAFAALALAYALAEMIVVHPEASGFGAIAHRYLGGLAGFVQRWIYWAAQVVNIGSEVVAAGLYVRFWYPDLPLWVPVVAFSVIMLAVNAAAVRYFGEFEYWFAMIKVVTIVVFILLGLTYIVVGLPGQQATGVDALTDHGGFLPNGLGAVWLALTVVTFSYLGTEAVSVTASESRDPGRDVPRAARGMVLRLALFYILGMLVIVSILPWTQVSTGGGVTQSPFVRLFAIAGIPAAAGVMNFVVLTAALSAMNTNLYVTARMTYSLARDGYAPRWLTGLSRSGTPRRALVLSAAGLALAAVVSVLAPESAFPLLLGMALFGALLTWLIIFISQLAFRRQRSAQGLPPSPVRLPGAPVTTVLAMLFVAGVLVTTPFTEQFDTAWKAGVPFLVLLVIVYFLVRHRAVHRS; encoded by the coding sequence GTGCAGCAGGAGGAGCAGACGGAGACCGGACTGCGCCGCGATCTCAGCAGCCGCCAGGTCGGTATGATCGCGATCGGCGGTGCGATCGGCACCGGCCTGTTCCTCGGTTCGGGACTGGCGATCTCCATCGCAGGCCCTGCCGTGATCCTCGCCTACGTGATCGCGGCGTTCGCGGCGCTGGCCCTGGCCTATGCGCTGGCGGAGATGATCGTCGTCCATCCCGAGGCCAGTGGATTCGGTGCGATCGCGCACCGCTACCTCGGCGGGCTCGCGGGGTTCGTGCAGCGCTGGATCTACTGGGCGGCTCAGGTCGTCAACATCGGCAGTGAGGTCGTCGCCGCCGGACTCTACGTCCGGTTCTGGTATCCCGATCTGCCGCTGTGGGTGCCGGTGGTGGCCTTCTCGGTGATCATGCTCGCGGTCAATGCCGCCGCCGTGCGCTACTTCGGCGAGTTCGAGTACTGGTTCGCGATGATCAAGGTCGTCACCATCGTGGTGTTCATCCTGCTCGGCCTGACCTACATCGTCGTCGGGCTCCCCGGGCAGCAGGCCACCGGCGTCGACGCGCTCACCGACCACGGTGGTTTCCTGCCCAACGGTCTCGGGGCCGTGTGGCTCGCCTTGACCGTGGTCACGTTCTCCTACCTGGGAACCGAGGCCGTGTCGGTGACGGCTTCGGAGTCCCGTGATCCGGGACGCGATGTTCCCCGCGCCGCGCGCGGCATGGTGCTGCGGCTGGCCCTGTTCTACATCCTCGGCATGCTCGTGATCGTCTCGATCCTGCCCTGGACGCAGGTCTCCACCGGTGGTGGCGTGACCCAGAGCCCATTCGTGCGGCTGTTCGCCATCGCGGGTATCCCGGCTGCGGCGGGAGTCATGAACTTCGTCGTGCTGACGGCCGCGTTGTCGGCGATGAACACCAACCTCTACGTCACCGCCCGGATGACCTACTCGCTGGCCCGGGACGGGTACGCGCCGAGGTGGCTCACCGGGCTCAGCCGCAGCGGCACACCCCGCCGTGCGCTGGTGCTGTCGGCGGCCGGTCTTGCCCTGGCGGCCGTCGTCTCGGTGCTCGCGCCGGAGTCGGCCTTCCCGCTGTTGCTGGGGATGGCTCTGTTCGGAGCGCTGCTGACCTGGCTGATCATCTTCATCAGCCAGCTCGCCTTCCGGCGTCAACGCAGCGCACAGGGGCTGCCACCGTCGCCGGTGCGGCTACCCGGCGCTCCGGTCACGACCGTGCTGGCGATGCTGTTCGTGGCCGGGGTGCTGGTGACCACTCCGTTCACCGAGCAGTTCGACACCGCCTGGAAGGCAGGCGTGCCATTCCTGGTGCTGCTCGTGATCGTCTACTTCCTCGTGCGCCACCGCGCGGTCCACCGGTCTTGA
- the rpe gene encoding ribulose-phosphate 3-epimerase has protein sequence MIAPSLLSADFARLADEMAAVSGRPGQGADWLHVDVMDAHFVPNLTLGLPVVQSLLNTTDIPLDCHLMIENPDRWAIGYAEAGAYNVTVHAEAADDPVALARDLRAAGAKAGLSIKPNTPLESYTDVLKHYDTLLVMSVEPGFGGQKFIAEVLDKTRRARRMVDTGHLNLVVEIDGGINTDTIEQAAEAGVDCFVAGSAVYGAEDPVRAVEGLRTQAINACSHARQ, from the coding sequence ATGATCGCGCCGTCCTTGCTCTCCGCCGACTTCGCTCGGCTCGCCGACGAGATGGCCGCCGTCAGCGGCCGGCCCGGCCAGGGTGCCGACTGGCTGCATGTCGACGTGATGGACGCACATTTCGTGCCGAACCTGACACTGGGGTTGCCGGTGGTGCAGTCGCTGCTGAACACCACCGACATCCCGCTGGACTGCCACCTGATGATCGAAAACCCGGACCGCTGGGCGATCGGCTACGCCGAAGCGGGGGCCTACAACGTCACGGTGCACGCCGAGGCGGCCGACGATCCGGTGGCCCTCGCGCGCGACCTGCGTGCCGCAGGTGCCAAGGCGGGGCTGTCGATCAAACCGAACACGCCGCTGGAGTCCTACACCGACGTGCTCAAGCACTACGACACGCTGCTGGTGATGTCGGTCGAGCCCGGGTTCGGCGGGCAGAAATTCATCGCGGAAGTACTCGACAAGACCCGCCGAGCGCGCCGCATGGTCGACACCGGCCATCTCAACCTGGTGGTGGAAATCGACGGTGGCATCAACACCGACACCATCGAGCAGGCTGCCGAGGCCGGTGTCGACTGTTTCGTGGCAGGTTCGGCGGTCTACGGTGCCGAAGACCCCGTTCGTGCCGTCGAGGGCCTGCGCACCCAGGCGATCAACGCCTGCTCGCATGCACGGCAGTGA
- the ribD gene encoding bifunctional diaminohydroxyphosphoribosylaminopyrimidine deaminase/5-amino-6-(5-phosphoribosylamino)uracil reductase RibD: MRRAIAASEQVRGTTSPNPPVGCVILDADGRVVGTGATQPPGGPHAEVVALRAAGARAAGGTAVVTLEPCVHTGRTGPCADALRQAGVARVVHAVADPTARAAGGAAALRAAGIEVRDGLLAEEVSRGPLRAWLHFARTGRPHVTWKYAATLDGRSAAADGTSQWISSADSRAEVHRVRERMDAILVGTGTVAADDPHLTARDAGGELTRRRPLRVVVGDRDIAADARVLDSAAETIRVPGGPPSSVLDALADRGAVDVLLEGGPRLAGAFLEAGCIDRILAYIAPSLLGSGPAALGDAGVASLSQAWRLRIEETTMSGVDLRISAVPTW; this comes from the coding sequence ATGCGCAGGGCGATCGCGGCCAGTGAACAGGTGCGCGGAACGACGAGCCCGAATCCGCCGGTGGGCTGTGTGATCCTCGACGCCGACGGTCGGGTGGTGGGAACCGGGGCCACGCAACCCCCGGGCGGCCCGCACGCCGAAGTGGTCGCGCTCCGCGCCGCCGGTGCTCGTGCCGCGGGCGGGACGGCGGTGGTGACCCTGGAACCGTGCGTGCACACCGGTAGGACGGGACCGTGCGCGGACGCGTTGCGGCAAGCCGGGGTGGCCCGAGTCGTCCATGCCGTGGCGGATCCGACCGCCCGGGCGGCCGGAGGCGCCGCCGCGCTTCGTGCGGCGGGTATCGAGGTCCGCGATGGCCTGCTGGCCGAGGAAGTGTCCCGGGGGCCGCTGCGTGCCTGGCTGCACTTCGCCCGTACCGGGCGACCGCACGTCACCTGGAAGTACGCGGCCACTCTGGACGGGCGGTCGGCAGCGGCCGATGGCACCAGTCAGTGGATCAGTTCGGCGGATTCGCGGGCCGAGGTCCACCGGGTCCGGGAACGGATGGACGCGATCCTCGTGGGCACCGGCACGGTCGCAGCCGACGATCCGCATCTGACCGCGCGCGATGCCGGTGGTGAGCTGACTCGGCGCAGGCCGCTGCGCGTGGTGGTGGGTGACCGGGACATCGCTGCCGACGCCCGGGTGCTGGACTCGGCGGCCGAGACCATCCGAGTGCCCGGCGGCCCGCCCTCCTCGGTGCTCGATGCCCTCGCAGACCGCGGAGCGGTGGATGTGCTCCTCGAAGGCGGTCCACGGCTGGCCGGGGCATTCCTGGAAGCAGGATGTATCGATCGGATCCTGGCCTACATCGCACCGAGTCTGCTCGGCTCGGGCCCTGCCGCGCTCGGTGACGCGGGCGTGGCGAGCCTCTCGCAAGCATGGCGCCTGCGGATCGAAGAGACCACGATGAGTGGGGTGGACCTGCGGATCAGCGCGGTTCCGACATGGTAG
- a CDS encoding riboflavin synthase, with product MFTGIVEELGTITAIEPLADGARLTVSGTVVTTDAKHGDSLSVNGVCLTVVEVADGRFTVDVVRETLRRSTLGGLSEGDRVNLERAMALGDRLGGHIVQGHVDGTGTLRSAESDGLTRFEFPERLSRYLVEKGSITVDGVSLTVVDSGKDEFSVAVIPTTGELTTLGLRRPGDPVNIEVDALAKHLEKLAEPQLTDLGRGHPPQRGDNGGVTDRQG from the coding sequence GTGTTCACCGGGATCGTCGAGGAACTCGGCACGATCACCGCGATCGAACCGCTGGCCGACGGTGCTCGGCTCACCGTTTCCGGGACGGTGGTGACCACGGATGCCAAGCACGGCGACTCGCTGTCCGTCAACGGCGTGTGCCTGACGGTGGTCGAGGTCGCGGACGGCCGGTTCACCGTGGACGTGGTCCGCGAGACGCTCCGGCGTTCCACACTCGGCGGCCTGAGCGAGGGCGATCGAGTGAACCTCGAGCGGGCGATGGCTCTGGGGGACCGCCTCGGGGGGCACATCGTGCAGGGGCACGTGGACGGCACCGGAACGCTGCGCTCCGCCGAGTCCGACGGTCTGACGCGCTTCGAGTTCCCCGAGCGGCTGTCGCGCTACCTGGTGGAGAAGGGATCGATCACCGTTGACGGAGTGTCACTGACCGTGGTCGATTCGGGGAAGGACGAGTTCAGCGTCGCCGTGATCCCCACCACCGGGGAACTCACCACGCTGGGCCTGCGACGCCCCGGCGACCCGGTCAACATCGAGGTCGATGCGCTGGCGAAGCACCTGGAGAAACTGGCCGAACCGCAGTTGACCGACCTCGGTCGTGGTCACCCGCCGCAGCGGGGGGACAATGGGGGCGTCACGGATCGGCAGGGCTGA
- a CDS encoding bifunctional 3,4-dihydroxy-2-butanone-4-phosphate synthase/GTP cyclohydrolase II gives MSTGTFDDIERALADIAAGRPVVVVDDEDRENEGDLIFAAEKATPELVAFMVRYTSGYICVALTGEDCDRLDLPPMYHANQDLRGTAYTVTVDAAVGVTTGISAADRARTIKVLADADTDAKDLNRPGHVVPLRARDGGVLRRPGHTEASVDLARLAGLRSAGTLCEIVSEKSEGEMALRDELEVFAAEHDLALITIADLIAYRRRFERQVERVAEARIPTEHGTFRTIGYDSLLDGIEHLALIYGDIGDGEDILVRVHSECLTGDVLGSLRCDCGPQLDAAMAKVAEAGRGVVLYMRGHEGRGIGLMHKLQAYQLQDDGADTVDANLELGMAVDGRDYGQGAQILYDLGIRSMRLLTNNPAKRIGLEGYGLRIVGREPLPIRPNEENLRYLRTKRDRMGHELDDLGDGEDSSIGGDSEVTA, from the coding sequence GTGAGCACGGGAACATTCGACGATATCGAGCGTGCGCTGGCCGACATCGCGGCCGGACGGCCGGTGGTCGTCGTCGACGACGAGGACCGCGAGAACGAGGGCGACCTGATTTTCGCCGCGGAGAAGGCGACCCCGGAGCTGGTGGCGTTCATGGTGCGCTACACCTCGGGTTATATCTGTGTCGCGCTCACCGGAGAAGACTGTGACCGGCTCGACCTTCCGCCGATGTACCACGCGAATCAGGACCTGCGTGGGACCGCCTACACCGTCACGGTGGACGCCGCCGTCGGCGTCACCACCGGGATCTCGGCCGCCGACCGGGCCCGCACGATCAAGGTCCTGGCCGATGCCGACACCGATGCCAAGGACCTCAATCGGCCGGGCCACGTCGTCCCGCTCCGGGCTCGTGACGGCGGCGTGCTCCGGCGCCCCGGCCACACGGAGGCCTCCGTGGACCTCGCCCGTCTCGCCGGGCTGCGCTCGGCGGGAACATTGTGCGAGATCGTCAGCGAAAAGAGCGAAGGCGAGATGGCTCTGCGCGACGAGCTGGAGGTCTTCGCCGCCGAGCACGACCTCGCGCTGATCACCATCGCGGACCTGATCGCCTATCGCCGCCGGTTCGAACGGCAGGTGGAGCGGGTCGCCGAGGCACGCATCCCGACCGAGCACGGCACCTTCCGCACGATCGGCTACGACAGCCTGCTCGACGGCATCGAGCACCTGGCACTGATCTACGGCGATATCGGCGACGGCGAGGACATCCTCGTGCGCGTGCACTCGGAATGCCTGACCGGTGACGTGCTCGGCTCGCTACGCTGCGACTGCGGCCCTCAGCTCGACGCGGCGATGGCCAAGGTCGCCGAGGCCGGGCGTGGTGTCGTGCTCTACATGCGCGGGCACGAGGGGCGCGGCATCGGCCTGATGCACAAGCTGCAGGCCTACCAGTTACAGGACGACGGCGCCGACACCGTCGACGCCAATCTCGAGCTGGGCATGGCCGTCGACGGCCGTGACTACGGGCAGGGTGCGCAGATCCTGTACGACCTCGGTATCCGGTCGATGCGGCTGCTGACGAACAATCCCGCCAAGCGGATCGGGCTGGAGGGTTACGGACTGCGTATCGTCGGCCGTGAGCCGTTGCCGATCCGGCCGAACGAGGAGAACCTTCGTTACCTGCGCACCAAGCGCGATCGGATGGGCCACGAGCTGGATGATCTCGGTGACGGGGAGGACTCGTCGATCGGCGGTGACTCGGAGGTGACGGCATGA
- the ribH gene encoding 6,7-dimethyl-8-ribityllumazine synthase — protein MSGEGRPEATVPQAGDVRLGIAAIRWHGTIADRLLERALAAAREAGIDAPTVVRVPGSVELPVVCQQLARQHDAVVALGVVIRGGTPHFEYVCDSVTTGLTRVALDESTSVGNGVLTCDSEQQALDRAGFSASVEDKGFEATAAALETALVLRELRDWSHE, from the coding sequence ATGAGTGGCGAGGGCCGTCCGGAGGCCACCGTTCCGCAGGCCGGTGATGTGCGACTGGGCATCGCCGCGATCCGTTGGCACGGCACCATCGCCGACCGGCTCCTCGAACGGGCGCTGGCCGCCGCACGGGAAGCGGGCATTGACGCGCCGACCGTGGTGCGAGTGCCGGGGTCTGTCGAGCTGCCGGTGGTGTGCCAGCAGCTCGCGCGGCAGCATGATGCCGTGGTCGCGCTGGGTGTGGTGATCCGTGGTGGAACACCGCATTTCGAGTACGTGTGCGATTCGGTGACCACCGGGCTGACACGGGTGGCTCTGGACGAGTCCACGTCTGTGGGCAACGGTGTGCTGACCTGCGACAGTGAGCAGCAGGCACTGGATCGCGCCGGGTTCTCCGCCTCCGTGGAGGACAAGGGCTTCGAAGCGACGGCCGCCGCACTGGAAACCGCACTGGTGCTGCGGGAACTGCGCGACTGGAGTCACGAGTGA